Genomic window (Primulina eburnea isolate SZY01 chromosome 8, ASM2296580v1, whole genome shotgun sequence):
aaatttacaaaaaaaataaataaattgatccCAACTTGTGCATTTTATCTACATCCGTGATTGTGGTGATGCCATGGATTCAAAACTATCATCCCTACAATACCTCAACTCCAACGAGATTTGCCTTTCAATCTGAAGTTGCTTATAGAAGTTCGCAATGAACGCATCAGCCCTTTTGTCGACATCATCGTCCGACGGATAACTCATCATCCTTTGGATCCCTCTCGAGGATATCGAACCTGAATCCGGAATACACGCCCTTAATCCTGGTCTGTCGTTGAAGCTGAACCTTTTATTGCTAATCATAGACGCCAGTTTCCATTTGTTAACGTTGAGATTCAGTACGATCTTGATCTTGTTCACTGCTCTTTTCAGCCTGCCAAGCAATACCCATCGGTCGACTGCCATGTATCGTGCACACTGCTTGAACGAGAGATTTTGTTTGGAAAATTATGAATAAAGAGCTTGGTGCGTGGAGTATTTATATGTGATTATATCGAGAGAACATGTGAGGAAATTTCGATAAAACTAAGCGTGATTTATTAGACAACCGTGTAGAGTGACGGCCAATACATAAATGGGGGCTGAGCTTATAATATATAGATTGGGGAAGactttattttcaaatatttgatcaattaaatatatatttatatatattattaatattagtcACTTAAAAGTATAATTCAATGTATGTGGTATATCGAGATTACAGTACAAAAAAAATACTGAATTTGTCGAAATATGAATATGGTAAGCATACAAAAAATactgaatttgaaaatttagatttttttttacgtGAAGTCATATGTCCaagtatatattatttttaatgctaATTTCGTTAATTCTAATGGTCaaataggaaaaaaaaaaaaaaatcaactaaAAAGATTaagattcaaataaaataaacttttGACCCCGTCGCTATTTATAATCATCGGTTTATTAACTTCACTGCCTTCTTAAATaagataaaacaaaataaaataataaaaagtcaAAAGGGGACAGCGTGTTTAATATTCTTGGTCAATTACTTTGAGCTTTTTTTATTCCTTCTGCGTAATTATCTGTATTATGAGTTGACCATTGCTTTAAACTaatggacaaaactcaaaatcaacacgaaaaaataaattaatttttttccgtgaatttaaaatcaattaaaatttaaaaacttcAGGGATGATAAAtgtttttcataaataataagTAGAGTTTCTTAtttaatttctaaatttataggCTAAAGTAGGCTTGACATCCCTCAATTAGACCCGACCAACCGACCAACCATAAAGCATTAATTATTTTGCACTTAGATTTCTCTGTCAACGTTGTTATCAGAAATGACCAAGTGATGTCAACGTCCACCtagtttatttataaatttcaaattcgTTTTGATGGACAAGCTCGGTTGTGTCTGGATTGATGAATTTGATTTGTGGAAGTTGATTTGAAGGATGTTTTTCAAATAACACTTACCTCGGGTGGATTTGAAACCCGTGACAATGTTAATTGAAATTGCATAATTTCAATTTCACTTGAATTTTGTTCATTCAAGTCGTCGAGAAATTCGaaatcaataaatttgaaataggggttgtgatgaatttcaaatatacaAAAATAAATGTCATTTCAAATCCGTTTATTTAATATGTGATTTAAACGACGTTCTCGACGAATTAATTATGGATCATATCAAAAATTGATGAACATGTAATCATCACATTTGATAGAAATTTAACGCAAGATAATAAGAAGGCAATGATTTAACGTGGTTTGACAATATGTCTACTCCAGGGCCAAGCAACGTCCTATTTTTTTATGGCTATCAAAGCGGCATCAATATTCCGCATTGTCCAACCAAGCACAACGTTAAATTTGACTAATGAAATTATAGTAATTTCAATCAAACACTAGTAAATAGCGGTGTTCTAAAAAACCCGCTTAAATTTAAAGTTCGATAAAAACGCCCTGCTTcgaagaaaagaagaaaaaagcGGTTAAACTGTAGTTTAACCGAATTAAACATAATTACAGTGTTTAATTAAATGAGCTTAAGCACAATTAATCacttctatttatttttaatttttttattttgaaggtatgtatttttattttaatataataaattatgtttataatttagatatttattttttaactttaattagGATTAAGTAtgtctgataatgatttgacaaatatttagtattttttaaTGTGATCTAGTTGCAAAAACGAATAGAGATTGTAagtttcatatttttatgcttttataaatatgataattaatgtatcagacttaaatttatcatatttatgtattattttatctatttattggtttgagataattacaattacactaAAGATAAAAAACGTTTTTTCACGCTTAAGTCTGTGTTAATTTCGCTTAAGCTTGAAAAGTTTGGAGCTCGACAtccacacttcggggcgcttcacGCTTTTTAGATCGTTGGTAAATAGTCGAATAAGGAGATCTTGTTTCAATTCGTtgttacattttattttaaaaccatTTCATTATTTCAATTAGAGTACTCAAATTGATGGTTTTATGGGGGTCATATTTACATATGAATGAAATGTATGTTAATCGGACGTATaatttcaattaaataaataaataaattattgtgtTGGAAATTGGAATTGCTTTAAATAAATAAGTTCTAAACTGTTGCATTTGGGCCCAGATTTAAGCCCAATCGAACTATATTTAAATCAGCCTTTTGAGCCTTAGATGTACCCACTACTTTATTAGGAGATTAAGCCCTAAAACAATTGtggtaaataatttttttttttttgtgaactTTTATTTACTacagaaaaaaataatttttttatatctaAAAGTTATTTCTTAtgcttttaaaaaatatattaattctaTCCTTCAATTTTCTGAGACAATActgaaaatttaaaatacaagtcaGAACACTTTAGATAGTGTGTAGTACACTGTGAGATTGTTTTACAATATCAGTTTTGTTTTGAACAGTAGAGAATATAGAGAAGAAAgaataatttgaaatattttattcatcatTTGAGACCTCTATTTATAGAAGAGATTTACAGAGTTTGAATAGTTGATAACATGATAAGAAGATACAAATCTTATTTCAATAATCATTTACAATATCTTATCTATAACACTCTTACTTAGATGATTATCGACTTAACAAACTACTTCTAAGAGATGTGGGAGCTCAAATGCTGTCTCGTTAAAAtcatgtagagcccaaaatcagtatatGTATAACTcatacatttatttaaattttaaattatttatttaagtttaaaacgATTTTAACGGTGCAAAACTTAcgatttgaattattttaaaatattatatgtttatttgatgcacgttaaaatattttcttgagtgTCATGTTTTAGGCGAATATTCGGTACGGGATCGGAAAAAGAGGCTAGCGACGATTTAGGCAATTTATGAAAAATGTGGTATTTATTTCAAGTCGagaaaattgttattttaaatgattcatgaatttttaatcattttaaagcttaatataattattaggtgattttaagatttgtcacttgtgcattttattttaattaggggAATTTTTGTAAAGTTAGTGTGAGAATTACATTTttattagcatgttaattattaattaaacaatttttttctcTAATTAAACCCCTAATCCCTCCACACACACACTACACGTTAATAAAAcaaacacaacacacacacaagtgTTGCAAAATATGAGAGTGGCTAGGGTTCTTGAAAGTTATTTCAGTAGCCACCTTTCCCCTTGCAAATTTCTGGTGATTTACTTCCCTTTTAGAGCAAGAATCGTGTAGAAAGCGTTCCATGGTCATCTCTCGCAATCCTCCACGTCGGTATTCGTTATCTTCGAGTGCTTAGAcgcaaaggcatgtatattcttctATTTttacatcgatcttgtcatagtaagtATTTGGATGCGTATTGTATGCAAAATCCGTGTATGTTGTGCAAAGTTTGAGCGAAAATGTTTTCAAACGATTTTGGATCTCAAAATAGAGTCCGCTGCTTGTCCAAAACTcacgaatttattgtcaaatCGAGTACTGTGAATTTTTGATCGACTTTCTGGTAAAacttttcaacatataaaacatagTACTTTTCGATATCTTCGatttgacaataaattcgtgAGTTTTGGAcaagaaatgagtgagttatgatcattttcgtgtgactgctcaaactgtgatgtttaaacaatttttagatctcaaaaaccGAATCTGATGTCATTTCGAATCCTGCAAATTTTCAGTCGGTTCTCTGGAAAAcgtttcaacatataaaacgtagtactttttgatatattcgatttgatagtaaattcgtaattttttgaTAAGagatgagtgagttatgatcattctCATGTCAATACTCAACTGTGTTGGTTTTCAAAAAATTTCGCACAGGGCGGCGCTTGGGCGCGAGAccgtaccgctcgagcgccagaccTTCTGGATGGGGCTCGCTTGAGCAGTAagatattaccgcccgagcgccaagcattttggaaaaaaaaatttaatttttgtctTGGGCATGCATGCATAATGTATTAGTATGTTTTTgaagtatgctaaatgtcttgtaaccaaatatgaacgggtttggaagctggtaaagcatgaccgagtTTAGATCAGGACTAGAAAGTGGTAAAACATGACcaaggaccaatccacccggtaaagcatgaccgatgATCTCATGTTTGTGGTAGTGGACATCtctgccagcccagtactgtggtttagtctgatcaggcgcattGTGTTATGAGTCacatgctttgaaacatatctctactcaaaatgatgatgattatgtaTGCTCacgtatgtatgatgcaagtacgtttatgaaaatgttgatGAAAAGTTTTACGATATGTTGACACATCTATGTTTATGTAAGTACATTCAAGTTTATGTATTTATGTTAtactttaaaatgcatgtggtATCGAGAGCTGAATAGTGTCACCATCAATAATAAGTATCTCTTgtctagaatcgaagacttatttgatcaattgcaaggagcatCAATTTTCTCGAAGATAGATATTCGTTCGGGATACCATTTGTTGGAAAGTAAAAGAGTCTGATGTTCATAAGAAGGCTTTTAGGACTTgatatggacactacgagtttatggtcctgccatttgggttgaccaatgtgCCAACgacttcatggatctcatgaatcgcgtatttcaaccGTATCTGGATCAATTCattatagtcttcattgatgacattctgattTACTCAAAAAACCGAGAGAAGCATAGTCAGCACTTGAGAACTCTTCAAATACTGCATGATAGAAATTTATTCACTAATTTCAGCAAGTGCGATTTTTGGCTCGAGAGAGTGGCgctcttaggccacattgtttctagagACGGATTCGAGGTTGATCCGAGCGAATTCGAGGCAGTTAAAGAATTGCAAGTATCGAAGAGCGTAGCCGAGATTCATAGTTTCTTGGGTTTAGCTGGATACTACCAAAAGTTCATTCAAGGTTTCTCTACTATCGCGGTACTCTTGACCgctttgacgaagaagaatgtaAAATTTATTTGGGGATCCAAATGCCAAGAGTTTTGAGGAGTTGAAGCGAGCATTGACTTCAGCGCCAGTTCTGTCGATGCCATCGGGACAAGGAGAGCATGTTCTCTACACGGACACTTCGAAACTTGGTTTGGGCGTAGTCTTGATGCAAACGAccgagttatagcttatgcgtctagacagttgaaagttcatgagaaaaattaccCAACACACGACCTagagcttgcagcagtagtgtttgcattaaagatttggagacattacttatatggggagaagtgcaagattttcacttaccataaaagcttgaagtacttcttcacccaaaaagagATGAACATGAGGCAACAAAGATGGCTAGAATGGGTAAAGGACTACGACTGCGATATTAGCTATCATCCGGGCAAatctaatgtagttgcggatgcattgagcagaaagACAACAACTATTACTCAATTATCACTTCAGAGACCATTGCAATATGAGATTCAGTGATTCGAGCTTGCAATTTATGCTAGGGGTGAGGCCCCCAATCTTGCTACTATGACAATTTAGTCGAATCTGAGAGATTGAATTCGAGAAGGTTAGTCTTTGATGAGCAATTAAAAAAATGGAGACGAAGAGATGAAGCTAAGGGTCGGAAGCTGTATTCTGAGGAGGATAGCATTGTTCGATATCAAGATCGACTATGGGTTCGTAGTGGCTATTCATTATGAGAGGttattatgaaggaagctcaCAATATCCTGTACTCCATTCATCCTGGAAGTACGAAAATGTACAAGAATCTACAGTAGTTGTATTGGTAGCCGAGCATGAAATGACACATCTTGTATTTTGtgtccgagtgtttgacatgcCAACAAGTTAAGGGTGAGCATCAGCAGCCAGCCGGGAAGCTTAAGCCATTTTCTATTCCCAAATGGAAatggaaaaatattattatggattATGTTGTGGGACTGCCGATGACTATCATGGGAAACAATGCCATATGGGTGATAATTGATTGTCATACAAAATAAGCACGTTTTCTACCTatcaagacgacattcaccgTGACACAGTACGTAGAGCTGTATATTAGAGAGATAGTCCGACTGTGAGACCCCGAAAATAAAATAGTATTGAtgacatttttgtaaataagttgaaaaatatccaatttattttgatgacattttcgtaaataagttgaaaaataatgaattaattttaaggacAAAATGATAATTAGTGACATATCTTTGTCTTAttaagtccaaatgatttgagatttggatataacgtagaaaactcaaagtatagaagtttcatgttttgagttttgaaaaattCGATCGTTTGAATGATCCAAAGGGATATAccgatgttaaaatgttaaatattatatattatattatattaataaataaaaaaataataataaagaaagaaagataAAGTTGAAACTAAGAGAGTTTCATTCTTTCCGAAAATATAGCAGAGAGGAGAGAAAAGTGAGGATACAGTTTTCGATTTTCTTTTCGGTCTTacgacttatcggtttatccaatcgacgaaccgacttcagttatgggatcgttgacacgaggtcttcgatttgaggtataaattttatatttttgatgaagtttgaaattcgtcgatttttgaaataaatccgatatattattaaatcatacagaaactgaagattgttgaatagtgtatgattttaacgaagaagagatgattatagtgatgttattttgaattattccaaatttattataattagggattTTTAATCGTTGGATTGAGATTGAAAAATTGTTTGTCtgttattattaattttgattatatatatgcGGTAGACTAACCGACAAGAAATCaagttttgaagtcggaattgacttatgttctgatttcgatttgatatgaatttttaaagtttcaaaagatatttgaaacttatattgctgattttgaatgattttattgatttaaatgaatatgttattgatgtagatagattattaTACTGATATCGTCAAGCTACATcgactggaacgaagaattgaggtatgttgcgatcgggtaacatacgacatgtatctgtattgtatgatatatgtttgattgattggattgagattacatgtctatatgccttatttattgagttgatgtggcatacattacatgcacgttgagctatgatccatggataccctgatatgattggatttgattctggggtttgtgaacacgaaTGATATGTTTGGCATCATGTGACCCTTAAAACATAGTAATTagtggccccgatgattgattgagatttgggatttgatggcgctttgtcgacactatcatacgagtatctctgattgaggccggtgtgccagctcgagcattgatttgatagcgattcgattgattctgacatgtgctcagtggatgtgCATTTggcctgatacctccacgacatacatgcattgcatatcatatatcattatttagatacttgtggtatatattgtggttgttTCAGATTGAGCTTTGCTCACCCAGAGGGGGTTGTTGTTGTCTTTATATGTGGATAAtgacaggtactccaggatatcaggaggccgGAGATAGGGCTTCTGGAGGGAGTTACAGTTTgagctgaggttttatgttttgttcccaatatatatatgtatctatataccggggcatgtcccgaggatatgagttgtttgtatgtggttggttttgattatgtgtgggcatgttttatgatatgaGATAAAAAACTATTTTTAGTGTTCAAACAAGATGTTTTGGGCTCATtgcaaagaaaatttaaaatcgtttttcgctgtaattaattaacacTAATcaaattgcattgtaataacgattaggagttaagggcccaCACCGACTGCATGTGATTTCAGTGTCTATCATTTCTGATCGAGATCCGAGGTTCACCtcatctttttggaagagtctagATGCAACTATTGGGACAAAGTTCTTATTCAGTTCATCATTCCATCCTCAAACCTATGGTCAGTCTGAAAGTGTGATTCAAATTTTAGAGGATCTACTCCAAGCTTGTGTAATTGATTTCCATGGAAGTTGGGTACCGAAGTTAcccctagtggagttcacctataacaataaTTACCAATCATCTATAGGAATGGCACCTTACGAGGCACTTTATGTGAGAAAGTGTAGATCGCCTATACATTGAGACGAGATTGGTGAAAGAGGAGAATTTGGTCTAGACTTGATCAAGCACACCGCCGAACTAGTAGTCAAAATCCGAGATAGGATGAAGACTGTGCAAAGTCTACAAAAAAGTTGCACTGACAAGCGTCGAGGAGAGCTAGAGTTTGCAGTAGGCGACcatgtatttgtgaaaataacacctatgaagggtgttatgagattaaGCAAGAAAGGCTAGCTCAGCCCGAGCTTCTTAGAACCGttttgagattttggagaagATTGGAACATTAGCTTATAGAGTGGCGTTGCCATCGATACTggtcggagtacacaatgtgtttcacATCTCGATGCTGCGAAAGTAAATGTCGAACCCTTCACATATACTAAATTATGAACCTCTGCAGTTGATCCGAATATGTCATACGAGGAAAGACCTACACAAATTCTGGATAGACAAGAAAGAAGACTCTGAAACACGGTTATACacatggacaaagtcaagtggctaaatCACTCAGAGGAAGAggctgtaaggcccgagattatgattatcgtaatctgatatgattggtGGAAAATTGAgatgtgattatagatggaACGGATCAGTCCGGGAAAGACGGAAGATGACttgaattatgtgcgaggaagagccctcgcgcatatacgcgacccCGCCAGGCGCAAATGCGCGAggcaggcagaggacctcgTGCGTATGCGTGACCAGGATTCGGGCATATGCGCAAGGGTggccgagagttgtgaagaacctcgcgcatatgcgccgagcaagggcgcgcatatgcgcgagatgcggTGAAGGATACGCGTCGAGGTaagtcacgcatatgcgcgagaggtgcAGTGCAGAGAATAAGCCACGTTTTGCtgagacatatatatatatatatatatatatattgggattgatatctgactgatattgtattgccagTACTTCGGGATTGTACAGTTATgccattgaaacagaatttgattgagttctgattatatccagtattgatttgattggtgtattgatattatactcctcgacctttgtcattaccagattgatatggacagatctgaattcgagacttcgacttcgtcagaccgagaagagaaaggtataaatcaaagttgattcgggattgcacaactcgagtttgatttaacttgagttttctcaaaatcacatactgaacTGTCATTGCCTCGATATGTTGCAATGTTTGAGATTgttatgcttattctattgaattatagtTAAGCATATGTTATGTGTAGAGTATAGGCGGATATGCCTAGTCTTTGGGCTGATGTGCCTAGTGTTGGGCGGACTTGCCTAGTCTTTGGCGGAGATGCCAAATTGGCAGGAtatgccaagtctttggcagGATATACCAAGACACCAGACGTTTGGTCATATTGATGTGGCATAGGAGTAGAGCAACTTCTAACGCGATATTCGATATAGACAGGACCAAAGTCTGTAATAAGAACGTGCCGCCACCatgattgggagagtaggtgggagattgttgcgttcttattcagatcgggatccctagattagaaaaaaaTCGAATCAA
Coding sequences:
- the LOC140839176 gene encoding uncharacterized protein yields the protein MAVDRWVLLGRLKRAVNKIKIVLNLNVNKWKLASMISNKRFSFNDRPGLRACIPDSGSISSRGIQRMMSYPSDDDVDKRADAFIANFYKQLQIERQISLELRYCRDDSFESMASPQSRM